GTGAAATCGTTGTCGGCCAGCTTGACGCTGAGCTGCGCGGCGGCGAGGTCTCCACCCGCCGACACCAACGGGGTCAGCGTGTCCAGGCCGGCCTGCAGCTTGGTCAAGGTGGTGCTGAGCTTGGGCACGCTGGCCGCGCCCGACGCCCGCACGCCGCTGCCCAGCCCGGTCAGGGTGGACAGCCGCGCGCTGGCAAGGCCCACCTGGGCCCGGGCGTCGGCGAGGTTCTGCTGGCTGCCCGCCAGGGTGTTCTGGGCATTGGTAACGTCCAGCGCGGTGGCGTTGCCGATGCCCTGCTTGATTCCCGCCACCTGCACAGCCTTGCTGTCCACCGCCACCTGAAGCGTCTGGAGTTCCACATTCTCCTGCGCCTCGAGCAGCGCCGTGTACGCCGAAACGGTGCCCTGCAGCGTGTTCAGGCGGGCCCCACGCAGGGCCGCCGTGGCCCCGGCCTGCGCGTTGGTGGCGCCGAGCTTGGCGGCCACCAATGCGCTCGGGTCGGCCTGCGCGGCGCGGTTGGCCGCCGCCGCCTTGTCCAGATTGGCCTGGGCCGTTTTTACGTCGGCGTTGTTGGTCAGGGCCGCGCTCACGGCAGCGCCCGCGCTCACGGCCGGCGTGGTCTGGGCCAGCGCCGGAACAGGCAGCAGCAGGGCAGCGGTCAGGAGCATTCGGCGGCGGGTCATGGGGAAAAAAACGGTGGGGTTCATTGCGGGCCTCCGGCAGCGTTCTGAAGCTGAATCAGGGTGGTCTGGGCGGTGATGCGGGCGGCGAGCAGGTCACGGGCGGCCTGGGCCAGATCGAGTTCGGCGGCGCTCACGTCGTCTGCGGTAGCGGTTCCGGCCTGCAGGCGGGTCTGGGCGGTCTGCAGGGCCAGCTGCGCCACCTGCAGGGCGGTTTCGCGGGTCTGCACGGTGATCATGCTGGTCTGCAGGGCGCTGTAGCGGCTGCGTACGTCCAGCTCCACGTTCTGCTGGGCCACATTCAGGGACAGCTGGGCCTGCGTGACATTGGCCTCGGCGGCCGAGAGCTGCGCGCGCTGGCCCGGCGCATACACCACGTAACTGCCGCTCACCGAGGCGCTCATGCGGTTGCCCGCGCCGCTGCCCGCTGCGGTACTGTCGCCCAGCGGCACGCTGTAGCCGGCACTCACGGTCCCCTGCTGCAGGTTCAGCGCGGTGCTGACGCCGCCGCTGCCGGCCGGGCCGTAGCGCACGCTGGCCGTCAGGTCGGGCAGGGTGGTCTGACGCCGCTGGGTGTCCAGGGTGTCCTGCGCGGCCGCCAGGGTGTTGCGGGCCTGGATGACCTCGCTGCGGCCATTGCGGGCCTGCGCCACCAGCGCGGTGATGTCCGGCAGCGCCACGGTGTCGGCCGGCCGGGTGCTGAAGGTCCCAGGACCGACCGCGCCGCCCAGCGCCGCCTCCAGTCCCCGCTGCGCCGCGTCCAGGCTGGCGGCGGCCTGCAGCCCTGCGCCCTGGGCCCCCTGCACGGCGGCCTGGGCGCTCAGCACGTTGCCGTCGGTGGCGTTGCCGCTGGCCCGCTGGGTCTGGGTTACCGCCAGCTGCCGCTGCCGCAACGCCAGGGTGCG
This DNA window, taken from Deinococcus aerophilus, encodes the following:
- a CDS encoding TolC family protein yields the protein MKPPHPLRPPARHLTLVTLVLWGAAQAQTAPAGQTAPDTVAPALTLQDVLSRLEAAPSVSAARLSVQTAQSTLSAASTALGLTVTVNGNAGYSGPLTATAADGTATTTASSLSGGAGVNVSLGLLPWSSNQSGLNSAVRGLALAQANLISAQNAARLNVAQQYFAAVLATQDLDLTARTLALRQRQLAVTQTQRASGNATDGNVLSAQAAVQGAQGAGLQAAASLDAAQRGLEAALGGAVGPGTFSTRPADTVALPDITALVAQARNGRSEVIQARNTLAAAQDTLDTQRRQTTLPDLTASVRYGPAGSGGVSTALNLQQGTVSAGYSVPLGDSTAAGSGAGNRMSASVSGSYVVYAPGQRAQLSAAEANVTQAQLSLNVAQQNVELDVRSRYSALQTSMITVQTRETALQVAQLALQTAQTRLQAGTATADDVSAAELDLAQAARDLLAARITAQTTLIQLQNAAGGPQ
- a CDS encoding TolC family protein translates to MNPTVFFPMTRRRMLLTAALLLPVPALAQTTPAVSAGAAVSAALTNNADVKTAQANLDKAAAANRAAQADPSALVAAKLGATNAQAGATAALRGARLNTLQGTVSAYTALLEAQENVELQTLQVAVDSKAVQVAGIKQGIGNATALDVTNAQNTLAGSQQNLADARAQVGLASARLSTLTGLGSGVRASGAASVPKLSTTLTKLQAGLDTLTPLVSAGGDLAAAQLSVKLADNDFTPARTLQDARTALANAQRGVDSAGKSAAQTLASAYQTAQNSYELFAVAGAREAAANKTYTQDAARLKSGTISAVDLQNSQLALKKAQFARLQAQNNVLEALAALSVASGQNLTGIGGSI